The DNA region ATGTGATATCTCCAGATCTATGTGAATTCTTTGGTGGCGCTGCAGCCATCCCACGATGCGTCGAAGGGCTCCGCGTCGGCTTGCCGTTACGGGTCTCGCGCTGCACGTCGAACACACGGCGCTGCGAGACCGCAAAGGCGCGACCGGGCAAACCCTGAACCTCGTTCGTCTCGGGAGGCGCGCACAACCGTCCGATTATGCCATGGGTTTTTCCGCTCAAGACCCGAATAAAGCCTGCACGCGCGCGAGATCGGCAGGCGTGTCGACGCCGGGCAGCGGCGCCTCGTGTGTCACGAGCACCGCGATGCGCTCGCCGTGCCACATTGCGCGCAGTTGTTCGAGCGCTTCGACCTGTTCGATCGGCGAGATCGCGAGGCTCGGGTAAGTGCGCAGGAATTGCGCGCGATAAGCGTACAGGCCGATATGCCGATGAACCACCGCGGGCGCGGGCGGTGTGGGCATCGCCGCGACATTGGGCCAGTGCGGCTGATAGGCGTCGCGTGCCCACGGGATCGGCGCGCGCGAGAAGTACAGCGCGACGCCGCGCGCATCGAGCACGACCTTGACGACGTTCGGGTTGAAAATCTCGGCGGGATCGGTGATCGGGTGCGCGGCCGTGGCGATCGCGCAGCCGCTGCTCGCCGCGAGGTGCGACGCAACGCCGCACACGAGCGCCGGATCGATCAGCGGCTCGTCGCCCTGCACGTTGACCACGATCGTGTCGTCGCTCCAGCCGAATTGCGCCGCGACTTCCGCGAGGCGGTCCGTGCCGGACGGATGGTCCGCGCGCGTCAACACGGCTTCGAAGCCGTGATCGCGGGCGGCGTCGAGCACCGCTTGGGCGTCTGAGGCGACCAGCACCTGCTGCGCGCCCGATTCGCGCGCGCGTTCGGCGACCCGCACCACCATCGGCTTGCCGCCGATGTCGGCGAGCGGCTTGTTGGGCAGGCGCGTCGACGCGAGGCGAGCCGGTACGACGGCGATAAACGGAGGAGTGGCGGTGTTGGCGTGGGTCATCGGCGAGACAGGCGCAAAGACGGACGGAACGGCGGGCGGCGGTGAAACCGGAGGAAGGCGGCCGCGCCAACGCTAACGGCAACGGCGCGGACCGGAAAGACGGCAAAGGCGGATCGAAACGCGCGGAGCCCGCATGGCGGCGCCCCCGTGCATGCGAGCCGGCCGGAGCTAGGCCACGGAGCCCGGATTCAGATCGACCGGTGTGCCTTCCACGGTTTGCCGCGCTTCGTCGACGAGCATGACGGGGATGCCGTCGCGGATCGGATAGGCGAGCTTGTCCGCGTTGCAGATCAGCTCCTGCGCGGCGCGGTCGTAGCTGAGCGGGCCCTTGCAGATCGGGCAGACGAGAATTTCAAGCAGGCGAGCGTCCACGGACTTTCTCCACAACTAATGCAATGAGGCGATGATCGAGCGCGGCTTCGACCGGGACTACCCAGATGCGCGCGTCGTGCCAGGACCCTAATTTTACCGCATCCTTTTCTGTTACCAGGATGGCATCGGCATCCACGTCGGCAAAAGGATTGCGCTCGAACGCGTAGTGGTCCGGCAGCGCACGGGTGGCCGGCGTCAGGCCTGCGGCGCGCAGCGTGGCGAAAAAGCGCTCCGGCGCGCCAATGCCGGCCGCGGCCAGCACGCGATCGCCGCTGAATTGCGCGAGCGGACGGCGCAACGCGGGATTGTCCAGATGCCACGCGTCGCCCGGCGAGAGCTTCAGCGCGAAGGTGTTTGGCCAGGCGGGCAGCGTGCGCGCGTAAGGGTCGTTGATGAGCGTCGCGTCGCGGCGGCGCGACAGCGGCTCGCGCAGCGGCCCGGCCGGCAGCAGAAAGCCATTGCCGCCGAGCCGATGATCGAACACCAGCAGTTCGGCATCGCGTTGGAGCCGGTAATGCTGCAAGCCGTCGTCGCTGACGATCACGTCGACTTCGCGGTGCGCGGCGCACAGCGCCTGCGCGGCGGCCACGCGATCCGGACAGACCCAAACCGGGGCGCCGGTGCGGCGGGCGATCAGCAGCGGCTCGTCGCCACCCACGCTCGCCGCCGAACCGGGCGTGACACGCGTCGGCGTCTTCACGCGCGCGCCGTAGCCGCGCGACACCACGCCGGGTTTGAAGCCCGCGGCGCGTAACGCTTCGACCAGCGCGATCACGGTCGGCGTCTTGCCGGTGCCCCCGACGGTCACATTGCCGACCACCACCACGGGTACGCCGACGCGCACCGATTTCAACCAGCCGAACGAAAAGGCGGCGCGGCGCGCGGCGGCGATCGCGCCGAACACGCAGGCGAACGGCGTCAGCGCCCACGCGAGGGGGCCGCGCTGCTGCCATTCGCGCGCAAGGCGCGCTTCGAGACGGTTGCTGATTTCGCTCATGGGCAGGTCGCACGGAGGAGCGGCGCGGCGCTCACCCGAAGGAGCCTGGGCGACGACATGAAGGAGCTGGGCGCACTACGCGGGGCAAGCATCAACGCGGTTCTCCGGGCGATCGAAAATGAGGCGGAAGGAAACAGCGGCACGAGGCGCAGGTGCCGCAATGCCGGACGCCATGCAGGCGTGCGGCATGCCGTCGAACGCGCCACTCTAGCGCGCGTGCGTCCCGCCCGGCAAGTCGCGCGCCATGCGGCGCGCGTCGCAACGGCGTATCCGACGCTGCCTGCAGCCTGTGGATAACTTTGTGGAGAACCTCCCGCCCGACAGGCGGAGAGGGCCGTTCCACGTGCGCGTTATCGGCAATCATTCTCTTTAACGGGATACAAACACCATATAAATCAAAGACATGCTTTGAAATTATGCGGCCGCGCGGGCAATTTGGCGGCTTTCTTGCGGCGGGTCCCGCCATGTGGACACTTTTAACAATTCGCGCGCCGCGCTGGACGCCAATGGCCACTCGGTCTATCGTCTGTCCGGCCAGCCATCCATATTCCTCGCATGAATCCCGATAGCCCTTTTTTCTCGTCGGCCGCGCCCGGCGGTGAAGTCGTCGTTCCCGTTTCGGCGCTCAATCGCGCGATCGGCACGATGCTCGAACGCTCGTTTCCGCTCGTCTGGGTTGCCGGCGAAGTGTCGAACTTCACTCGCGCGGCGAGCGGCCATTGGTATTTCTCGATCAAGGACGCGCAGGCGCAGATGCGCTGCGTAATGTTCCGCGGGCGGGCGCAATACGCCGAATTCACGCCGCGCGAAGGCGACCGCATTGAAGTGCGCGCGCTGGTGACGATGTACGAGCCGCGCGGCGAACTGCAATTGAATGTGGAGGCCGTGCGGCGCACCGGCCAGGGGCGGCTCTATGAAGCGTTCCTCCGGCTGAAAGCGCAACTCGAAGCGGAGGGTCTCTTTGCCGCCGAACGAAAACGCCCCTTGCCGCCGCATCCGCGCGCCATCGGCATCGTGACGTCGTTGCAGGCCGCGGCCTTGCGCGATGTGTTGACCACGCTGTCGCGCCGCGCGCCGCATATTCCGGTGATCGTGTATCCGGCGCCGGTGCAGGGCGTGGGCGTGAGCGCGAGGCTTGCCGCGATGGTCGACGCCGCCAACGCAAGGCGCGAAGTCGACGTGCTGATCGTCTGCCGTGGCGGCGGCTCGATCGAAGACCTGTGGGCGTTCAACGAAGAAGTGCTGGCGCGCGCGATCGCGGAAAGCGCCATTCCGGTGGTGAGCGGCGTCGGTCACGAAACCGATTTCACGATCGCCGATTTTGCCGCCGACGTGCGCGCGCCGACGCCCACCGGCGCGGCCGAACTGGTGAGTCCGCAGCGCGTGCTGCTGTTGCGTGAACTCGATCATCGCCACGCGACACTCGCACGCGGTTTTGGCCGCATGATGGAGCGGCGCGCCCAGCAACTCGACTGGCTCGCGCGCAGGCTGGTGTCGCCGGCTGAGCGTCTCGCGCGGCAACGCACCCATCTGCAGCAATTGAGCGTGCGGCTCGCGTCGGCGGGTACGCGCCCGGTGCGTGACGCCCGAGCGCGGTTTTCGCTGCTACAGATGCGCTGGCAACGTTGGCGTCCGGATCTCGCCGGGCATCAGGCGAAGCTCGGCAATCTCGCGCAGCGCCTCGCCGCCGCTTTGTTACGCCAGCATGAACGCCAAACCGCCCGTATCGACACGCTGGCCGCGCGTCTCGAAGTGCTGAGTCCGCAGCGTACGCTGGAGCGCGGTTATGCGGCCGTGCTCGATGCCCAGAGCGGGCGCGCGGTGCGTGCGCCGTCGTCGTTGAAGCCGGGGCGGCGCCTGACGGTGCACCTCGCCGAAGGCAGCGCAGATATCGCGCTGGCCGATGTGCAGCCGCGCCTCACCGACGGTTTCTGACACTTCGCCGACGGTTTGAGCGTTCGCACTTTATGACGGTTGCGAGGACCGGGCACACCATGTGCGATTGCATTATTTACGCTACCTGTGCGGCATGTTCGCCGATGCCGGACATAAAGTCCGTTGGTTTGCGGGGTTATTCCAACTCGCCTACAATCGAGTGCTCTATAGCGTTATCCGCAGACTCCCCCACAACAGATTCAGACAGAAGGAAAGCACCATGGAACATACGCTCCCGCCGTTGCCGTTCGCGAAAAACGCACTCGCTCCGCACATGTCGGAAGAGACGCTCGAGTTTCACTACGGCAAGCATCACCAGACCTATGTGACCAACCTGAACAATCTGATCAAGGGCACGGAGTTCGAGAATCTGTCGCTTGAGGAAATCGTCAAGAAGGCATCGGGCGGCGTGTTCAACAACGCGGCTCAAGTGTGGAACCACACGTTCTTCTGGAACAGCCTGTCGCCGCAAGGTGGCGGTGCTCCGACCGGCGCGCTCGCTGACGCGATCAACGCCAAGTGGGGTTCGTTCGACAAGTTCAAGGAAGAGTTCGCCAAGACCGCGGTCGGCACGTTCGGCTCGGGCTGGGCATGGCTGGTGAAGAAGGCCGACGGTTCGCTCGACCTGGTGTCGACGAGCAACGCCGCTACGCCGCTGACCACGGACGCCAAGGCGCTGCTGACGATCGACGTGTGGGAACACGCTTACTACATCGACTACCGCAATGCGCGTCCGAAGTTCGTCGAGGCGTACTGGAACATCGTCAACTGGGAATTCGCGTCGAAGAACTTCGCGTGAGTTTGCGGTTGTGCAAAAGCTGAGGCGGTCTCCCGCGATAAGCTTTGCAAACCGTCGCTGACAGGAAAGCCCTCCGCGAGAGGGCTTTTTTGCACCCGCGTTCCGTAGCGCGCAACATGGGGCGTGGGCGGGTCGCCGCGTCCTGCCCGCGACGACGACTCATGCATGCTTCATGGACCAACCGGAGTTCCTCATGAAAGGCAGTCAATTGACCGTGTTTGCAGCCAATCAGAGCCACCGCAAAAGCCACATGACCGTCGTCGACTGGATTCTGGAGAAGACGAAGGAAGCCGGCATTGAGGGGGCGACGGTGATCGAGGTCAGCGAAAGCATCGACGCGCATGGCAAATATCATGCGGCGCGCTTCTTCGAGTTGGTCGACCAGTCCGTGGTCGTGACGGTGGCCGCCGAGGACGAACGCATCGACGCACTGCTCGATAGCCTTCGGCATGGCGGTGTTCAACTCTTCTACACGCGCTGTCCTATCGAATATGAAGTGCTTGGCGCAGGCTCGCAAGAGAGCGGCGAGTAGCGGGCCGGTGCTACGCCGAGGCCGGCTTGGGGCATCGGCCGCCGCGAGGGCGCGACAGTGCAGGGCGCTTCGTGTGTCGCGTGGGTCATGGACTAGAATGAAGCAAGCGGGGAAGCGACCCTGCGTCAGGCGGCGGAGAGACACGATGAACGGCTATCAACTGACGTTCTATACGGAGCACAGCCGGAAGCATGGCCATCAAACCGTATGCGAATGGCTGCTGCATGAGGTGCGCCGGCTGGGGATCAGTGGGGCGAGCGTCATCAATTGCGCTGAAGGGATCGGGCACGCCGGTTCGCGTCACGCGGCCCACATGCTCAAGCTCGACGATCAGCCGGTACAGATCATTCTCGCGGTGACGGAAACGGAGGCGGAGCAGCTTCTCGAGCATGTGCGCGCCGAAAACGTGCATGTCTTCTACGTGCGTTTTCCGATCGAGTTCGGCATGATCGGCGACGACGTCCCGTACAAATCGTCGAAGCATTTTTCTCTCTTCGGCCGGTCGGCAGAGTAGAAGAGACGCGGCCCTCGCGCGTGCCAGCGCGTCGAAAACACATCGGATACCTAAGCGAATATCGGCGAGTCGCGCGTCTTCAATCGATGCGAGTGGCCGTGTGCGATGGCCCTCACGAGCGTGCGCGATCACTGGGCTTCTCCACGCTCGCGGCGTTGCTTGCAACGCCGCTTTCCCTGGCACCGAGCGAGCGGCTTCCCAGCGGCCAAGTTATAGTCACGACCTATCAACGGCATTGCAGGAAACGCTTTCTATGGCGAGAAACTCTCATCTATATTTTAGATCCCAGCAGGTCTGAAACGGTGAGCGCTTCGCGTCCAGATCCCGCCACGACATCTCGTGTCGCGGCACGCCGATGTGCCGCGGGTGACCGACAGCGGCATAACAGAAAGCGCGCTCCACGAGGTTTCGGGCAGACCCGCGGGCGCTGGATTGTCGGTTCGCCTGGAAGTCCGAATGCCACAGTAGAACATCCCAGTGTACGTCTCCCAAAGGAGGTAACGCATGTCAAGCGAAGCAAAGTGCCCGTTCAACCATGCCGCCGGCGGCGGCACCACGAACCGCGACTGGTGGCCGAAGCAGTTGCGGCTGGACCTGCTCAGCCAGCACTCCGCCAAGTCCAACCCGTTGGGCAGCAGCTTCAGCTATGCCGAGGCATTCAAGAGTCTCGACCTGGCCGCGGTGAAGAAGGATCTTGCGGCGCTCATGACCGATTCGCAGGACTGGTGGCCGGCGGACTTCGGCCACTATGGCCCGCTGTTCATCCGCATGGCATGGCATAGCGCCGGCACCTATCGCATCGGCGACGGCCGCGGCGGCGCGGGGCGCGGCCAGCAACGGTTCGCGCCGCTCAACAGCTGGCCTGACAACGTCAGCCTGGACAAGGCTCGCCGCCTGCTCTGGCCGATCAAGCAGAAGTACGGCCAGAAGATTTCGTGGGCGGACCTATTGATCCTCACGGGCAACGTCGCGCTGGAGACCATGGGCTTCAAGACCTTCGGCTTCGCGGGCGGTCGCGAGGACACCTGGGAACCGGATCAGGACGTCTACTGGGGCAACGAGAAGACGTGGCTCGGTGGCGACGTCCGCTATGGCAAAGGTGCGGCCGGCGATAACGACGACGGCGGCGTGATCGTCGCCGACGAACAAAAACACGGCGAAGAGGTGAGCCGCGACAACAGCGGGCGAAACCTGGAAAATCCGCTGGGTGCCGTGCAGATGGGCCTGATCTACGTCAACCCGGAAGGTCCCGATGGCAATCCGGACCCGCTCGCCGCGGCGCACGACATTCGCGAAACCTTCGCTCGCATGGCCATGAACGACGAAGAGACCGTCGCGCTGATCGCCGGCGGTCACACCTTCGGCAAGACGCACGGCGCGGGTCCCGCCGACAACGTCGGCCCGGAACCCGAGGCCGCCGATCTCGAGAACCAGGGGTTGGGCTGGAAGAACAGCTTCGGCACCGGCAAGGGCGGCGACACGATCACCAGCGGTCTGGAAGTGACCTGGACCACCACGCCGACGAAGTGGGGCAATGGCTTCTTCGAAAACCTGTTCAAGTACGAATGGGAGCTGACCACGAGCCCCGCCGGCGCCCATCAGTGGGTTGCCAAAGACGCGGACGAAACGATCCCGCATGCTCACGACCCCTCGAAGAAGCTGCGGCCGACGATGCTCACCACCGACCTCTCGCTGCGCTTCGACCCCGCCTACGAGAAGATTTCGCGGCGTTTCCTGGAGAACCCGGACCAGCTCGCCGATGCGTTCGCGCGGGCGTGGTTCAAGTTGACCCACCGTGACATGGGACCACGCGCCCGCTATCTTGGACCGGAAGTGCCGGCCGAACAACTGATCTGGCAGGACCCGATTCCCGCGATCGACCATCCGCTGGTGAACGAGCAGGACATCGCCTCGCTCAAGCAGAAGATTCTGGCCTCGGGACTGTCGGTTTCGCAGTTGGTATCGACCGCGTGGGCGTCGGCCTCCACGTTCCGCGGCTCCGACAAGCGCGGCGGCGCCAATGGTGCGCGTATTCGCCTCGCGCCGCAGAAAGACTGGGCGGTCAATCAGCCCGAGCAACTGGCGAAGGTGCTGAAGGTCCTCGAAGGCATCCAGAGCGAGTTCAACGGAGCGCAGTGCGGCGGCAAGAAGATCTCGCTGGCCGACCTGATCGTGCTGGCCGGTAGCGCGGCCGTCGAGCAGGCGGCGAAGAGCGCCGGTCATCCGGTGAACGTGCCGTTCACGCCGGGCCGCATGGATGCCTCGCAGGAACAGACCGACGTGCAATCCGTCGCGGCGCTCGAACCGCTTGCCGATGGCTTCCGCAACTATCTCAAGGGCAAGTACCGCGCACCGGCGGAGGCCTTGCTGATCGACAAGGCGCAATTGCTGACGCTGACGGCTCCCGAGATGACGGTATTGATCGGTGGCTTGCGCGCGTTGAACGTCAATGCGGGGCAGGAATCGCACGGCGTTTTGACCCACCGGCCGGAGACGCTGTCCAACGACTTCTTCCGTAATTTGCTCGACATGGATACGGAATGGAAGCCGCTGTCTTCCGCCCGGGACGTGTTCGAAGGGCGTGATCGCAAGACCGGCGAACTCAAATGGACGGGCACGCGTGTCGACCTGATCTTTGGGTCGCATGCCCAACTGCGGGCTCTATCCGAAGTCTATGCAAGCGAGGACGCGGAGGAAAAGTTCATCCGCGACTTCGTGGCAGCCTGGACCAAAGTGATGGAGCTCGATCGGTTCGAGATCGCCTGATAGGTGGCGATGGTCCCGTCGGAATGGTTCTTCGGACGGGGCCTCGCCAGGCGTCTGGCGACTCGGATCATCTTTGTCACAGTTCGTAACGGCATCCGGGGCCGCCACGCGCTTTCGGCCTGTCAACGGCGTGTCTCGATATAGACGGTAAAAATACGGTAACTATCTCGTAAACAAGGCGGGCGCGAATTGGCCTAACGTATGTTTCTCTCCTGAACAAACGTGCGCCCCCATGATCTCAAGTCTTAAATCGATACGCGTCGCGCTCCCTGCGGGCGCGGTCGCACTGGCGCTCCTTGGCGGCTGTGCCGTGGTGCCGCCGAGCGGTCCTTCCATAGTCGCGCTGCCGCGCAGCGGCGAGCCGCTCAATCAGTTCCAGCAGGACGACTACTCATGCCGCGACTACGCCTACCATTCGTCGGACGCGGCCGGCGCCGCGCAGAGTTCGACCACGAACAGCGTCAATAGCGCCGCGGTCGGCACGCTGGGCGGCGCCGCGGTCGGCGCGCTCCTCGGTGCGGCGGCGGGCAATGCCGGCGCGGGCGCGGCCATTGGCGCGGGCAGCGGCTTGTTGCTCGGCGGCGCGGCTGGCGCAAACGGCGCGCAGTATTCGGCCAACAGTATGCAGGCGCGATACGACGCGGCGTACGCGCAGTGCATGACATCGAAGGGCAACACGATCGCACAGCCGCAGATGCCGGTCTATGCGCCTCAGCCGGTATATGTTGCGCCGCCGCCCCGTTACTACGGGCCGCCGCCGGTAATCTATGCACCTTATCCGTACTACTGATCGAGTTTAATGAAGCGCTCGCTGCAGCGAGGCCGCGTCGCTCTCGCGGATTGCCTCGTCTGGCGGAGGGCGGCGAGACGATGGCGGCAAACGCCTTTGTAAACAGCGTACGGTTATTCAACCGTAGGGGGCACTCACACCGTCAGCGATCGAAGACGCATCGGGCGATCTCCTCTCTTACGGCATGCGACGTGATTCACGACCCACACCGTTCGTTGTGCGGAGCCGACCGTCGCATCGTTCATGAGACGAGGCGAAAATGCGAATCTCGCAAGCGGGCGTTGATACGTCCGGGCTAGGCCCATGGTCTCGCCGAGGCACCTTGGCGGCCCTGATCGCCGTTGCCATCTGTTTCGTATCGTGCGGCGGCGGTGGCGGTGGCGCACCCACCGTGGCGTCGGGGTCGGCGGGCGGGAGTGGAAGCGGTACGGCAAGCGGCTCCGGGTCGGGTTCTGGCAGTACGGGCAGCGGCACCAGCGGCACCGGCTCGGGAATGAGCAGCACGGGCACCGGCTCGACCACCGGCGCCGGAGCGGGCGCAGGCACCGGAACGACTGGCGCGGGCGCTGCCCCGGCTGCGGTAGCGGCGTCCTACCCCACCGACGTCCTCATGCATCACAACGATCTCGGCCGCACCGGTCAGATGCTCGCCGAGACCACGCTCACGCAGACAAATGTCAATTCGACCAACTTCGGCAAAGTCGCGTTTCTGGCCGCGGACGGCAAGGTCGACGGGCAGCCGCTTTTCGTTACCAGTCTGGCGATCGGCGGGACGTCGCACGACGTGGTTTACGTGGTTACCGAACACGATAGCGTCTACGCCTACGACGCCACATCGTTCGCGCAACTATGGAAAGTCTCGTTGATCGGTAACGGCGAAACGCCGAGCGACGATCGCGGTTGCCAGGACATTACCCCGGAGATCGGCATTACGTCGACGCCGGTGATCGACCGCAATCGCGGCACGAATGGCGTGCTGTATGCGGTGGCCATGACGAAAGACAGCGGTGGCGGCTACCACCACCGACTGCATGCGCTCGATCTCGCGACCGGCGCCGAAGTGCTGGGCGGTCCCACTGAGATTGCGGCAACTTATCCGGGTAACGGCGCGGGCAACGTGAGCGGCGTGATTAACTTCAACCCGTCGCTGCATACGGAGCGTGCGGCGCTCACGCTGGTTGGCGGCAACATCTACATGGGCTGGACCGCGCACTGCATGACGGGTGCGTACACCGGGTGGCTGATGGCCTATAGCGCCGACACCCTGAAACAGACCAGTGCGCTCAACATCACGCCGAACGGCAGTCAGGGCTCGATCTGGATGGCCGGCTCCGGCATGGCGTCGGATGGCACGTCGCTTTACGTCGTGGAC from Paraburkholderia aromaticivorans includes:
- the kdsB gene encoding 3-deoxy-manno-octulosonate cytidylyltransferase, with amino-acid sequence MTHANTATPPFIAVVPARLASTRLPNKPLADIGGKPMVVRVAERARESGAQQVLVASDAQAVLDAARDHGFEAVLTRADHPSGTDRLAEVAAQFGWSDDTIVVNVQGDEPLIDPALVCGVASHLAASSGCAIATAAHPITDPAEIFNPNVVKVVLDARGVALYFSRAPIPWARDAYQPHWPNVAAMPTPPAPAVVHRHIGLYAYRAQFLRTYPSLAISPIEQVEALEQLRAMWHGERIAVLVTHEAPLPGVDTPADLARVQALFGS
- a CDS encoding Trm112 family protein codes for the protein MDARLLEILVCPICKGPLSYDRAAQELICNADKLAYPIRDGIPVMLVDEARQTVEGTPVDLNPGSVA
- the lpxK gene encoding tetraacyldisaccharide 4'-kinase, with the translated sequence MSEISNRLEARLAREWQQRGPLAWALTPFACVFGAIAAARRAAFSFGWLKSVRVGVPVVVVGNVTVGGTGKTPTVIALVEALRAAGFKPGVVSRGYGARVKTPTRVTPGSAASVGGDEPLLIARRTGAPVWVCPDRVAAAQALCAAHREVDVIVSDDGLQHYRLQRDAELLVFDHRLGGNGFLLPAGPLREPLSRRRDATLINDPYARTLPAWPNTFALKLSPGDAWHLDNPALRRPLAQFSGDRVLAAAGIGAPERFFATLRAAGLTPATRALPDHYAFERNPFADVDADAILVTEKDAVKLGSWHDARIWVVPVEAALDHRLIALVVEKVRGRSPA
- the xseA gene encoding exodeoxyribonuclease VII large subunit, which codes for MNPDSPFFSSAAPGGEVVVPVSALNRAIGTMLERSFPLVWVAGEVSNFTRAASGHWYFSIKDAQAQMRCVMFRGRAQYAEFTPREGDRIEVRALVTMYEPRGELQLNVEAVRRTGQGRLYEAFLRLKAQLEAEGLFAAERKRPLPPHPRAIGIVTSLQAAALRDVLTTLSRRAPHIPVIVYPAPVQGVGVSARLAAMVDAANARREVDVLIVCRGGGSIEDLWAFNEEVLARAIAESAIPVVSGVGHETDFTIADFAADVRAPTPTGAAELVSPQRVLLLRELDHRHATLARGFGRMMERRAQQLDWLARRLVSPAERLARQRTHLQQLSVRLASAGTRPVRDARARFSLLQMRWQRWRPDLAGHQAKLGNLAQRLAAALLRQHERQTARIDTLAARLEVLSPQRTLERGYAAVLDAQSGRAVRAPSSLKPGRRLTVHLAEGSADIALADVQPRLTDGF
- the sodB gene encoding superoxide dismutase [Fe], with the protein product MEHTLPPLPFAKNALAPHMSEETLEFHYGKHHQTYVTNLNNLIKGTEFENLSLEEIVKKASGGVFNNAAQVWNHTFFWNSLSPQGGGAPTGALADAINAKWGSFDKFKEEFAKTAVGTFGSGWAWLVKKADGSLDLVSTSNAATPLTTDAKALLTIDVWEHAYYIDYRNARPKFVEAYWNIVNWEFASKNFA
- a CDS encoding DUF190 domain-containing protein, encoding MKGSQLTVFAANQSHRKSHMTVVDWILEKTKEAGIEGATVIEVSESIDAHGKYHAARFFELVDQSVVVTVAAEDERIDALLDSLRHGGVQLFYTRCPIEYEVLGAGSQESGE
- a CDS encoding DUF190 domain-containing protein translates to MNGYQLTFYTEHSRKHGHQTVCEWLLHEVRRLGISGASVINCAEGIGHAGSRHAAHMLKLDDQPVQIILAVTETEAEQLLEHVRAENVHVFYVRFPIEFGMIGDDVPYKSSKHFSLFGRSAE
- the katG gene encoding catalase/peroxidase HPI — its product is MSSEAKCPFNHAAGGGTTNRDWWPKQLRLDLLSQHSAKSNPLGSSFSYAEAFKSLDLAAVKKDLAALMTDSQDWWPADFGHYGPLFIRMAWHSAGTYRIGDGRGGAGRGQQRFAPLNSWPDNVSLDKARRLLWPIKQKYGQKISWADLLILTGNVALETMGFKTFGFAGGREDTWEPDQDVYWGNEKTWLGGDVRYGKGAAGDNDDGGVIVADEQKHGEEVSRDNSGRNLENPLGAVQMGLIYVNPEGPDGNPDPLAAAHDIRETFARMAMNDEETVALIAGGHTFGKTHGAGPADNVGPEPEAADLENQGLGWKNSFGTGKGGDTITSGLEVTWTTTPTKWGNGFFENLFKYEWELTTSPAGAHQWVAKDADETIPHAHDPSKKLRPTMLTTDLSLRFDPAYEKISRRFLENPDQLADAFARAWFKLTHRDMGPRARYLGPEVPAEQLIWQDPIPAIDHPLVNEQDIASLKQKILASGLSVSQLVSTAWASASTFRGSDKRGGANGARIRLAPQKDWAVNQPEQLAKVLKVLEGIQSEFNGAQCGGKKISLADLIVLAGSAAVEQAAKSAGHPVNVPFTPGRMDASQEQTDVQSVAALEPLADGFRNYLKGKYRAPAEALLIDKAQLLTLTAPEMTVLIGGLRALNVNAGQESHGVLTHRPETLSNDFFRNLLDMDTEWKPLSSARDVFEGRDRKTGELKWTGTRVDLIFGSHAQLRALSEVYASEDAEEKFIRDFVAAWTKVMELDRFEIA
- a CDS encoding glycine zipper family protein, which translates into the protein MISSLKSIRVALPAGAVALALLGGCAVVPPSGPSIVALPRSGEPLNQFQQDDYSCRDYAYHSSDAAGAAQSSTTNSVNSAAVGTLGGAAVGALLGAAAGNAGAGAAIGAGSGLLLGGAAGANGAQYSANSMQARYDAAYAQCMTSKGNTIAQPQMPVYAPQPVYVAPPPRYYGPPPVIYAPYPYY
- a CDS encoding pyrrolo-quinoline quinone, whose amino-acid sequence is MRISQAGVDTSGLGPWSRRGTLAALIAVAICFVSCGGGGGGAPTVASGSAGGSGSGTASGSGSGSGSTGSGTSGTGSGMSSTGTGSTTGAGAGAGTGTTGAGAAPAAVAASYPTDVLMHHNDLGRTGQMLAETTLTQTNVNSTNFGKVAFLAADGKVDGQPLFVTSLAIGGTSHDVVYVVTEHDSVYAYDATSFAQLWKVSLIGNGETPSDDRGCQDITPEIGITSTPVIDRNRGTNGVLYAVAMTKDSGGGYHHRLHALDLATGAEVLGGPTEIAATYPGNGAGNVSGVINFNPSLHTERAALTLVGGNIYMGWTAHCMTGAYTGWLMAYSADTLKQTSALNITPNGSQGSIWMAGSGMASDGTSLYVVDGNGTFGATLNAQGFPVDGDFGNSMMKLSLGNLQVTDYFAMSNVVEEAATDNDFGSGGAMVLPDQTTAGGVVKHLAVAAGKDNHIYVVDRDSMGKFSPTANNIWQELIGTLAGGIWGSPAYYNGVVYYGGLNDNLKALPVSGALLATTAASRSPTTFAYPGATPAVSANGASNGIVWAAENGTTGALHAYNASNLAVELYNSNQAGTRDQWGAGNKFITPMIARGKVYVGATNGVAVFGLL